One region of Dokdonia sp. 4H-3-7-5 genomic DNA includes:
- a CDS encoding ATP-binding protein, whose translation MKRDVSFLFLIVLFCSTSSLSFASNVSQLDSIIKYRKISEDKKLSIGERIKAIDSAIYLAQNATDSTLLSQLAYKTRIYSNGKDYDSAITQTRLLLDKSKTLNNAYYQAIAYNKLGWYLNVKQEPIPAFTSYVKAIDLFAEVGDSLSVIKVSKRASFIQADQGDYDGAEYTIVNALKYGDAVKNISELAWLYDILGRVYRQRALWEEAVNYHKKALQFEDSPVSKASLLNNYGLTLILAGNFEEAIIQLEIALGYGEVISKNTRLRLLDNFAFAKGKLDDPTAISLLEQVLLSRGKINDIDGEYASNMHLSEIHKSRGNNEKSRFHAQEAYDLALKLNNPQAVIKALDLLIPVTRKSSSLFEEYVVLSDSLKNAQNKAKFEFAKLRYDVEKAEERESIAIQSQSASKQREETAVRKRNWALTALLGLGLLAFFWILYQKERSKKQRLQDQYNTEKRLAKKLHDELANEIYLVMSQLESDTTTPQVSEKLDHIYKMSRDLSRETQPIQTDSTFPKALSMSLQTYITAHRKLILKGLESVQWDLIAPTKKVEIYRVLQELMTNMRKHSKASFIALVFKHEDNILTINYSDNGVGTTLSPDKRNAGLNNIESRIDAINGQITFESKLNEGFRAALTVTT comes from the coding sequence ATGAAACGTGATGTATCATTCCTCTTTTTAATTGTTTTATTTTGCTCAACTTCAAGCCTTAGTTTTGCATCAAACGTATCGCAATTAGATAGCATAATTAAGTACAGAAAAATAAGTGAAGACAAGAAGTTATCGATAGGTGAAAGGATTAAAGCTATAGATAGCGCGATATACCTAGCACAAAACGCAACAGACTCAACATTACTATCTCAACTTGCCTATAAAACTAGAATCTATAGTAATGGAAAAGATTACGATAGTGCCATTACACAAACTAGATTACTACTAGATAAGTCCAAAACATTAAACAATGCATATTATCAAGCTATAGCATACAATAAACTAGGCTGGTATCTCAATGTAAAGCAAGAACCTATACCAGCTTTTACATCTTATGTAAAGGCCATTGATCTCTTTGCAGAGGTAGGAGATAGCTTAAGTGTTATCAAGGTTTCCAAAAGAGCAAGCTTTATTCAAGCAGATCAAGGAGATTACGACGGAGCAGAGTATACAATAGTTAATGCTTTAAAATATGGCGATGCTGTAAAAAACATATCAGAATTAGCATGGCTCTATGATATTTTAGGCAGAGTATATCGTCAGCGTGCACTTTGGGAAGAGGCTGTAAACTATCATAAAAAAGCACTACAGTTTGAAGATAGCCCCGTATCGAAAGCTTCATTGTTGAATAATTATGGATTGACTTTAATACTTGCAGGTAATTTTGAAGAAGCGATTATACAACTTGAGATTGCTCTTGGATATGGAGAAGTAATAAGCAAGAATACGAGACTAAGACTTTTAGATAACTTTGCTTTCGCGAAAGGGAAACTCGACGATCCAACAGCTATTAGCCTTCTTGAACAAGTGTTATTATCAAGAGGAAAAATAAATGACATAGATGGAGAATATGCAAGTAATATGCATCTCTCAGAAATTCACAAAAGCAGAGGTAATAATGAAAAGTCACGGTTCCATGCACAAGAAGCATATGACCTTGCATTAAAATTAAACAACCCACAAGCTGTTATTAAAGCGCTCGATCTTTTAATTCCCGTCACAAGGAAATCTTCCTCTTTATTTGAAGAATATGTAGTTTTATCAGACTCCCTAAAGAATGCTCAAAACAAAGCCAAGTTTGAATTTGCTAAGCTTCGTTATGATGTAGAAAAAGCAGAGGAGAGAGAATCTATTGCGATACAGTCACAATCTGCTAGTAAACAAAGAGAGGAAACGGCTGTGAGAAAACGTAACTGGGCCTTAACAGCACTTCTTGGACTTGGTCTACTAGCCTTTTTCTGGATATTATATCAAAAAGAGCGCTCAAAGAAACAACGCCTACAAGATCAATACAATACTGAGAAACGTTTGGCCAAAAAACTCCACGATGAGTTGGCCAATGAAATTTATTTAGTCATGTCACAACTGGAAAGTGACACCACCACACCTCAAGTATCCGAAAAATTAGATCATATTTATAAGATGAGTAGGGATTTATCTAGAGAGACGCAACCCATACAAACAGATAGCACATTCCCCAAGGCACTATCTATGAGTTTGCAAACATATATCACAGCGCATAGAAAATTAATTTTGAAAGGCCTAGAATCTGTGCAATGGGACTTAATAGCTCCTACAAAAAAAGTGGAAATTTATCGTGTTTTACAAGAGCTTATGACTAATATGAGGAAGCATAGCAAAGCCTCCTTTATAGCATTAGTTTTTAAACACGAAGACAATATTCTTACTATCAATTACAGTGACAATGGAGTTGGAACAACATTATCACCAGATAAGCGAAATGCTGGACTTAATAATATTGAATCTCGAATAGATGCTATAAACGGTCAAATCACTTTTGAATCTAAGTTGAATGAAGGATTTAGAGCAGCACTTACTGTTACTACATAA
- a CDS encoding response regulator transcription factor encodes MFKKILIAEDIDSIQLGVSSIVNQFKIPTITHAQYCDDAFLYFKNSLAANEPYDLLITDLSFKESHRKERLTSGADLLKALKAEYPSIKVIVYTMEDHPQRFVNLWNTRLIDAYVCKDRHGLENLREAMELVFKNETYITQSLADTVKQKNLVELDNYDMELLNLLAKGATQDEIQFHFKSKNMKPNSRSSIEKRLRELRNEFGAKTTIHLIRILADLHLL; translated from the coding sequence ATGTTTAAAAAAATATTAATAGCCGAAGATATAGATAGCATACAGCTAGGCGTATCATCTATAGTAAATCAATTTAAAATTCCTACCATCACGCATGCCCAATATTGCGATGATGCGTTCTTATATTTTAAAAATAGTCTAGCAGCAAATGAACCCTACGATTTACTCATTACAGACCTATCATTTAAGGAATCTCATCGCAAAGAGCGATTAACTTCAGGAGCAGATCTTTTAAAAGCCCTAAAAGCAGAGTACCCCTCTATTAAAGTCATTGTATACACCATGGAAGATCACCCTCAAAGATTCGTAAACCTTTGGAATACTAGACTTATAGACGCTTACGTATGCAAAGATCGTCATGGACTAGAAAACCTAAGGGAGGCCATGGAACTAGTTTTTAAAAATGAAACTTACATTACTCAATCACTAGCAGACACAGTAAAACAAAAAAATCTTGTCGAACTCGATAACTATGACATGGAACTCCTCAATCTTCTAGCAAAAGGGGCAACACAAGATGAGATACAATTTCATTTTAAATCTAAGAACATGAAGCCCAATAGCAGAAGTTCCATAGAAAAAAGATTAAGGGAACTGCGCAATGAATTTGGGGCAAAAACCACCATTCATCTCATAAGAATACTTGCAGATTTACATCTTTTGTGA
- a CDS encoding alpha-ketoglutarate decarboxylase has protein sequence MIRLTMRERISCAILILSCLFLGNNILVAQQTTTTQKSDFWSKVRFGGGLGLNFGRNNTNITVAPSALYQPNQYVAFGPGLNYTYQKFGDFKTTLVGASAIVISNPLDFLQLSGEFEQLRVFQSVSGQPDIPNSWNTALFLGAGYRLNVGGNSLGAIGVRYNVLFDNDDSVYADAWQPFVRVYF, from the coding sequence ATGATACGATTAACAATGAGAGAGAGAATTTCCTGCGCTATATTAATATTGAGTTGCCTGTTTTTAGGAAACAATATTCTTGTTGCCCAACAAACCACTACGACCCAAAAAAGTGATTTCTGGAGTAAGGTCCGTTTTGGTGGTGGATTAGGATTAAATTTTGGAAGAAACAATACTAATATTACAGTGGCACCTAGTGCACTTTACCAACCCAATCAATATGTAGCTTTTGGACCAGGGCTTAATTACACGTATCAAAAATTTGGAGATTTTAAAACAACACTTGTGGGAGCAAGTGCTATTGTAATTTCAAATCCCCTTGATTTCTTACAACTTTCTGGAGAGTTTGAGCAGCTTCGTGTTTTTCAATCTGTATCTGGACAACCAGATATTCCTAACTCTTGGAACACTGCCCTTTTTCTAGGTGCGGGATACCGTCTCAACGTGGGAGGAAATAGCCTAGGCGCTATCGGGGTGCGTTACAATGTGCTTTTTGATAATGATGATTCTGTTTATGCAGATGCATGGCAACCTTTTGTGAGAGTATATTTCTAA
- a CDS encoding 2-oxoglutarate dehydrogenase E1 component, translating into MDRFSFLNAAHTAHFAELYDQYLLNPDSVEASWRAFFQGFDFGMENAEPVSDDSGTTPAAIPEAIQKEFQIVKLIDAYRNRGHLFTKTNPVRERRKYAPTLEIENFGLSQADMTLQFEAGSILGLGRTSLREIVNHLEAIYCDHIGIEYMYIRNPEEIAWIQNWLNKNDNHPEFSAEEKKHILKKLNQTASFEGFLHSKYVGQKRFSVEGLDAMIPGLDTLIERGSDNGIEQFVVGMAHRGRLNVLANIFGKSPEAIFSEFDGKEYAEDELFDGDVKYHMGWTSFRESSKGEKIRMDLAPNPSHLETVGAVIEGMSRAKIDNQLGGDEKKILPIAIHGDAAVAGQGIVYEIVQMAQLEGYRTGGTIHIVANNQVGFTTNYLDARSSTYSTDVGKVTLSPVLHVNGDDVESVCHAFAFALDFRMKFGRDVFVDILGYRKYGHNEGDEPRFTQPLLYKAIAKHASPRDIYAERLIKEGVIQDGHVKQLEKEYKDDLEEDLEESRKKDKTVITEILADDWEGYELGSREDILAPIDTTYDQKKLDTIADGITKLPEDKKFIRKIQRIVADRNKQYRETNKLDWGMGELLAYGSLMEEGFNVRISGQDVERGTFSHRHAIIKTEDDVEEINLHNRLGVEGRMDIYNSLLSEYGVVGFDYGYAMASPKTLTIWEAQFGDFSNGAQIMLDQYISAAESKWKTQNGLVMLLPHGYEGQGSEHSSARMERYLQLCATDNLIMADVTTPANFFHLLRRQMKWNFRKPLVVFTPKSLLRHPLVVSSKEELATGSFQEVFDDVTVDKKKVTSLVFCTGKFYYDLLERRTENEREDVALVRIEQLFPLPQKQLEEIIASYPNVTDYVWAQEEPKNMGAWGYMLMNFEQVKLRVASRRVYASPAAGSSTRSKARHKKVIDSVFDATLK; encoded by the coding sequence ATGGATAGATTTTCATTTCTGAATGCCGCACATACCGCTCACTTTGCTGAGCTTTACGATCAATATTTATTAAATCCAGATAGTGTAGAAGCTAGCTGGCGCGCTTTTTTCCAAGGTTTTGACTTTGGAATGGAGAATGCTGAGCCAGTTTCTGACGATTCAGGAACAACTCCAGCTGCTATTCCAGAAGCAATACAGAAGGAGTTTCAAATTGTAAAATTGATTGATGCTTATCGTAACAGAGGTCACCTCTTTACGAAAACAAACCCTGTGCGTGAACGTCGTAAGTACGCACCTACTCTTGAAATAGAAAACTTCGGGTTGTCACAAGCTGATATGACTTTACAGTTTGAGGCTGGATCTATTTTAGGTCTAGGTAGAACTAGCTTACGCGAAATTGTTAATCACCTTGAAGCTATTTACTGCGATCACATCGGGATAGAGTATATGTATATACGCAACCCAGAAGAGATTGCGTGGATACAAAACTGGCTTAACAAAAACGATAATCACCCAGAATTCTCTGCCGAAGAGAAAAAACATATTCTTAAAAAGCTTAATCAAACAGCTTCTTTTGAAGGATTTTTACATTCTAAATATGTAGGTCAAAAACGTTTTTCTGTTGAAGGACTTGACGCTATGATTCCTGGATTAGACACGCTTATCGAGCGTGGCTCAGATAATGGAATCGAACAGTTTGTAGTGGGGATGGCTCACCGTGGACGTCTTAACGTTCTTGCAAATATCTTCGGAAAATCGCCGGAGGCAATTTTCTCAGAATTTGACGGTAAGGAATATGCAGAAGATGAACTTTTTGATGGTGATGTAAAATATCACATGGGTTGGACGAGCTTTCGCGAAAGCAGTAAAGGAGAAAAAATCCGTATGGATCTAGCGCCTAATCCGTCTCACCTCGAGACTGTAGGAGCAGTAATAGAAGGAATGTCTCGTGCTAAGATTGATAATCAATTAGGTGGAGACGAAAAGAAAATATTACCTATAGCAATACACGGTGATGCCGCAGTAGCTGGGCAAGGGATTGTATATGAGATTGTGCAAATGGCACAGTTAGAAGGTTACCGTACTGGAGGAACTATCCATATTGTAGCAAATAACCAAGTAGGTTTTACAACAAACTATCTTGACGCAAGATCATCTACTTATAGTACAGATGTAGGTAAAGTTACACTGTCACCAGTACTACACGTAAATGGAGATGATGTAGAGTCTGTATGTCATGCATTTGCATTTGCATTGGATTTTAGAATGAAATTTGGTCGTGATGTGTTTGTAGATATTTTAGGATATCGTAAGTATGGACACAATGAAGGTGATGAGCCACGTTTTACTCAGCCATTGTTATATAAAGCAATTGCTAAACATGCAAGCCCAAGAGATATCTATGCTGAGCGCCTTATCAAAGAAGGTGTTATACAAGATGGTCATGTAAAGCAACTAGAAAAAGAATATAAAGACGATCTAGAAGAAGATCTAGAGGAGTCTCGTAAAAAAGATAAAACAGTCATTACTGAGATTCTTGCAGATGACTGGGAAGGGTATGAGTTAGGTAGTAGAGAAGATATTCTTGCTCCTATCGATACTACTTATGATCAGAAAAAGCTTGATACCATTGCAGATGGTATTACAAAGCTCCCTGAGGATAAAAAATTTATACGTAAGATACAGCGTATTGTAGCAGACCGTAATAAACAATATAGAGAGACTAATAAGTTAGACTGGGGTATGGGCGAGTTACTTGCTTATGGCTCATTAATGGAAGAAGGTTTTAATGTGCGTATATCTGGTCAAGATGTAGAGCGTGGGACGTTCTCTCACCGTCATGCTATTATTAAGACAGAAGATGATGTTGAGGAGATTAATCTTCACAATCGCTTAGGTGTTGAAGGTAGAATGGATATTTACAACTCACTACTTTCTGAGTATGGTGTTGTAGGTTTTGATTATGGTTATGCAATGGCATCTCCAAAAACGCTTACAATCTGGGAAGCTCAGTTTGGAGATTTTTCAAATGGTGCTCAGATTATGTTAGATCAATACATAAGCGCTGCAGAGTCTAAGTGGAAGACACAGAATGGTCTTGTAATGTTATTGCCTCATGGATATGAAGGACAAGGTTCTGAGCATTCAAGTGCTCGTATGGAACGTTATCTTCAGCTATGTGCTACAGATAACTTAATCATGGCAGATGTAACGACGCCAGCAAACTTTTTTCACCTGCTACGTCGCCAGATGAAGTGGAATTTTAGAAAGCCACTCGTTGTCTTTACACCTAAATCATTATTGAGACATCCTCTAGTAGTAAGTAGTAAAGAAGAACTTGCGACTGGAAGCTTCCAGGAAGTTTTTGATGATGTAACTGTAGATAAGAAGAAGGTTACATCTCTCGTATTTTGTACAGGTAAGTTCTATTACGATTTATTAGAGCGACGTACAGAAAATGAGCGTGAAGATGTCGCGTTAGTGCGTATCGAGCAACTATTCCCATTACCACAAAAACAACTAGAAGAGATTATTGCTAGCTACCCGAATGTAACAGATTACGTATGGGCACAAGAAGAGCCTAAGAATATGGGAGCTTGGGGTTACATGCTTATGAATTTTGAGCAAGTAAAACTTAGAGTAGCCTCACGCCGCGTGTATGCTTCACCAGCTGCAGGTAGTAGTACAAGATCAAAAGCACGTCATAAAAAAGTAATAGATAGCGTTTTTGACGCAACATTAAAATAA
- the odhB gene encoding 2-oxoglutarate dehydrogenase complex dihydrolipoyllysine-residue succinyltransferase gives MVLEMKVPSPGESITEVEIAQWLVADGDYVEKDQAIAEVDSDKATLELPAEASGVITLKAEEGDAVEVGAVVCLIDTSAEAPATTTYEGGDEGGGDANVEENLKKEQAKTADTGAKAPAETQKTYASGSASPAAKKVLAEKDIDPKTVTGTGRDGRITKDDAVNARPSMGTPGPGARGESRTKLSMLRRKVAERLVEAKNTTAMLTTFNEVNMQAIFDLRKEYKEDFKAKHGVGLGFMSFFTLAVVRALEMYPSVNSMIDGKEMITFDYKDISIAVSGPKGLMVPVMRNVENLSFRGVESEVKRLAIRARDGQITVDEMTGGTFTISNGGVFGSMLSTPIINPPQSGILGMHNIVERPVVIDGGIVVAPIMYVALSYDHRIIDGKESVGFLVAVKEALEDPINILMNGDIKKALEM, from the coding sequence ATGGTTTTAGAAATGAAAGTCCCTTCACCGGGAGAATCCATCACAGAAGTTGAAATCGCACAATGGCTCGTTGCAGACGGCGATTATGTAGAAAAAGATCAGGCTATTGCCGAAGTAGACAGTGACAAAGCAACTTTAGAACTACCTGCAGAAGCAAGTGGAGTAATTACCCTTAAAGCCGAAGAAGGTGATGCTGTTGAGGTTGGTGCCGTTGTGTGTCTTATTGATACATCTGCAGAGGCTCCAGCAACTACTACTTATGAAGGTGGTGACGAAGGTGGTGGTGATGCAAATGTAGAAGAGAACCTTAAGAAGGAACAAGCAAAAACTGCAGACACTGGAGCAAAAGCTCCTGCAGAAACTCAAAAAACGTATGCATCTGGATCTGCTAGCCCTGCCGCAAAGAAAGTGCTTGCAGAAAAAGATATCGACCCTAAAACTGTTACAGGTACAGGTCGTGATGGACGTATCACTAAGGACGATGCTGTAAATGCAAGACCATCTATGGGAACTCCTGGACCTGGAGCTCGTGGAGAATCTCGTACTAAGCTATCAATGTTACGTCGTAAAGTAGCAGAGCGTCTAGTAGAGGCAAAGAATACCACTGCAATGCTTACTACCTTTAATGAGGTAAATATGCAGGCTATTTTTGATCTTCGTAAGGAATACAAAGAAGACTTCAAAGCGAAGCATGGTGTAGGACTTGGATTTATGTCTTTCTTTACACTAGCTGTAGTAAGAGCATTAGAAATGTATCCTTCTGTTAATAGTATGATAGATGGTAAGGAGATGATTACTTTTGATTATAAAGACATCTCTATCGCTGTATCTGGACCAAAAGGTTTAATGGTGCCTGTTATGCGTAATGTGGAGAACCTCTCTTTTAGAGGTGTAGAAAGCGAAGTGAAGAGACTTGCAATAAGAGCTCGTGATGGACAGATTACAGTAGATGAAATGACAGGAGGAACGTTTACTATCTCAAACGGAGGTGTATTTGGTTCTATGTTATCTACTCCTATAATCAATCCACCACAATCTGGAATATTAGGAATGCACAACATTGTAGAGCGTCCTGTTGTAATAGACGGTGGTATCGTTGTAGCGCCTATTATGTATGTAGCATTATCTTACGATCACCGTATAATCGATGGTAAAGAATCTGTAGGATTCTTAGTAGCAGTAAAAGAGGCGTTAGAAGATCCTATCAATATATTAATGAATGGAGATATCAAGAAGGCATTAGAAATGTAA
- the scpA gene encoding methylmalonyl-CoA mutase, whose translation MSRRNIQHITLSSQEENLSSIAEVNLTTTAEKIDVKSRYTKDDVKGLEHLDFIAGVAPNLRGPYSTMYVRRPWTIRQYAGFSTAEDSNAFYRRNLAAGQKGLSVAFDLATHRGYDSDHERVVGDVGKAGVAIDSVEDMKILFDQIPLDKMSVSMTMNGAVLPIMAFYIVAAQEQGVDPALLSGTIQNDILKEFMVRNTYIYPPTPSMRIISDIFEYTAANMPKFNSISISGYHMQEAGATCDIELAYTLADGLEYIKTGLAAGMDIDSFAPRLSFFWAIGMNHFMEVAKMRAARMLWAKIVKQFNPKNPKSLALRTHCQTSGWSLTEQDPFNNVARTTIEAAAAAFGGTQSLHTNALDEAIALPTDFSARIARNTQIFLQQETHITKTVDPWAGSYYVESLTDDIAQRAWELIEEVEELGGMTKAIEAGIPKLRIEEAAARKQARIDSAQDIIVGVNKYRPTEDEHLDILDVDNTKVREGQLKRLADIREARNTENVKKALEALTEAARTGNDNLLALAVTAAQERATLGEISDALEDVYGRHKAQIQSFSGVYSKEMKQDPAFAKAQQLANQFAEQDGRRPRIMVAKMGQDGHDRGAKVVATGYADIGFDVDIGPLFQTPKEAAKQAVENDVHILGVSSLAAGHKTLVPQVIEELKALGRPDIMVIVGGVIPQQDYQFLFDAGAAAVFGPGTKISEAAIGLLEIMMN comes from the coding sequence ATGAGTAGAAGAAATATTCAACATATCACACTTTCTTCTCAAGAAGAAAATTTATCTTCAATTGCAGAAGTTAACCTTACTACAACTGCAGAGAAGATTGATGTAAAGTCTCGCTATACAAAGGACGATGTAAAAGGATTAGAGCATCTTGATTTTATCGCAGGTGTCGCCCCTAATTTACGAGGTCCTTACAGTACTATGTACGTAAGACGTCCTTGGACGATACGTCAGTATGCAGGTTTCTCAACTGCCGAAGATAGTAATGCATTTTATCGCCGTAATCTCGCTGCTGGTCAAAAAGGGCTTTCGGTTGCATTTGATCTTGCTACACACCGCGGTTATGATAGTGATCATGAGCGTGTGGTGGGAGATGTAGGCAAAGCAGGTGTTGCCATAGATTCTGTAGAGGACATGAAAATCCTCTTTGATCAGATTCCATTAGACAAGATGTCTGTGTCCATGACTATGAATGGTGCCGTGTTACCTATTATGGCGTTTTACATTGTAGCAGCACAAGAGCAAGGAGTGGATCCAGCATTACTTTCTGGAACCATACAAAATGACATTTTGAAGGAGTTTATGGTGCGCAACACGTACATATATCCACCTACTCCTTCAATGAGAATTATCTCAGATATATTTGAATATACGGCTGCAAACATGCCTAAATTTAATAGTATATCTATCTCAGGATACCATATGCAAGAAGCCGGTGCTACTTGTGATATAGAACTTGCTTATACACTTGCAGATGGTCTAGAGTATATTAAAACTGGACTCGCTGCAGGAATGGATATTGATAGCTTTGCGCCAAGATTATCTTTTTTCTGGGCAATAGGAATGAACCACTTTATGGAAGTTGCCAAAATGCGTGCAGCACGTATGCTATGGGCAAAAATTGTAAAGCAATTTAATCCTAAAAACCCTAAATCATTAGCGCTTAGAACGCACTGTCAGACAAGTGGGTGGAGCCTTACAGAACAAGATCCTTTTAATAATGTGGCTCGTACTACCATTGAAGCAGCTGCAGCTGCCTTTGGAGGCACACAGAGTTTGCACACAAATGCCTTAGATGAGGCTATTGCCTTACCTACAGACTTTTCTGCGCGTATTGCTAGAAACACACAGATATTCTTACAACAAGAAACTCATATTACAAAAACAGTAGATCCTTGGGCTGGCAGTTATTATGTAGAGTCACTTACAGATGATATTGCTCAAAGGGCTTGGGAGCTTATTGAAGAGGTTGAGGAGCTAGGCGGAATGACTAAAGCGATTGAGGCAGGGATTCCTAAACTACGTATTGAAGAGGCTGCAGCTAGAAAACAGGCACGTATAGACAGTGCTCAAGATATTATTGTAGGAGTAAATAAATACCGACCTACAGAAGATGAGCACCTAGATATTCTTGATGTAGATAATACAAAAGTAAGAGAAGGGCAGCTTAAGCGTTTAGCAGACATTAGAGAAGCTCGTAATACCGAAAATGTAAAAAAAGCCCTCGAAGCACTTACAGAAGCGGCTCGCACGGGTAATGATAATTTACTTGCGCTGGCGGTTACAGCTGCACAGGAGCGAGCAACATTAGGAGAAATTTCAGATGCGCTGGAAGATGTATATGGAAGACACAAAGCACAAATCCAATCCTTTAGTGGTGTATATAGTAAAGAGATGAAACAAGATCCCGCTTTCGCGAAAGCGCAACAACTCGCAAACCAATTTGCCGAACAAGATGGACGCCGTCCAAGAATTATGGTTGCCAAAATGGGGCAAGACGGTCACGACCGTGGCGCCAAAGTAGTAGCAACTGGATATGCAGATATAGGGTTTGATGTGGATATTGGTCCGTTATTTCAAACACCTAAGGAAGCAGCAAAACAAGCGGTGGAAAATGATGTTCACATTCTGGGAGTATCATCACTTGCTGCAGGTCACAAAACATTAGTGCCTCAAGTAATTGAAGAATTGAAGGCGTTAGGTAGGCCTGATATTATGGTGATTGTAGGTGGGGTGATTCCTCAACAAGATTATCAATTTCTGTTTGATGCTGGTGCTGCGGCAGTTTTTGGACCTGGAACAAAAATTAGTGAGGCTGCAATAGGTCTTCTAGAAATTATGATGAACTAA
- a CDS encoding YciI-like protein: protein MKHYLLKYQYVEDYLEKRTPFRPDHFTLAKEAVAAGYLLLGGATENPADQGILIFKVSDKSLIEEFIFKDPYVQNGIVSSWEIKEWNVVVGSMLEV from the coding sequence ATGAAGCATTACCTTCTCAAATATCAATACGTTGAGGACTATTTGGAGAAAAGAACGCCTTTTCGCCCAGACCATTTTACACTAGCAAAAGAAGCAGTTGCTGCTGGCTATTTATTACTAGGTGGTGCCACGGAAAACCCAGCAGACCAAGGAATCTTAATTTTCAAAGTGTCTGATAAAAGCCTCATAGAAGAATTTATCTTTAAAGATCCTTATGTACAAAACGGCATCGTTTCTTCATGGGAAATTAAAGAATGGAATGTGGTTGTGGGAAGTATGTTAGAGGTATAA